A genomic window from Cricetulus griseus strain 17A/GY chromosome 4, alternate assembly CriGri-PICRH-1.0, whole genome shotgun sequence includes:
- the Rbm11 gene encoding splicing regulator RBM11 isoform X2, protein MFPAQEEADRTVFVGNLEARVREEILYELFLQAGPLTKVTLCKDRDGKPKSFGFVCFKHPESVSYAIALLNGIRLYGRPINVQYRFGSSRSSEPASHSFESCVKINSHSFRNDEMVGRSSFPVQFFPVPNTALPQEYFFFQKMHWHTQSPMLQPPFYDVTATLPNSASGPSSSNHAPDLQAGPSSYEWTHQQPSDPDLYHRSKRKRQRQASDSDSSSEDKRGNEGSQRCRKCKRKKKF, encoded by the exons ATGTTCCCGGCTCAGGAGGAGGCTGACAGGACCGTGTTTGTGGGCAATTTAGAGGCCCGAGTACGGGAAGAGATTCTTTACGAGCT tttcttacaGGCCGGACCACTAACCAAAGTGACTCTTTGCAAAGACAGAGATGGAAAGCCGAAGTCCTTTGGCTTTGTCTGCTTCAAGCATCCTGAATCTGTGTCTTATGCCATAGCTTTGCTGAATGGAATTCGTTTGTATGGGAGGCCAATTAATGTGCAGTATCGGTTTG GTAGTTCTCGCTCTTCTGAACCAGCTAGCCACAGTTTTGAGAGCTGTGTTAAGATAAATTCACACAGCTTCAG GAATGATGAGATGGTGGGCAGATCTTCATTTCCCGTGCAGTTTTTCCCAGTTCCGAACACTGCTTTACCtcaagaatattttttctttcagaaaatg CACTGGCACACCCAGAGTCCAATGCTGCAGCCTCCTTTCTATGACGTGACAGCTACACTTCCCAACAGTGCATCAGGGCCTAGTTCCTCAAACCACGCTCCAGACCTCCAGGCTGGACCCAGCTCCTATGAATGGACTCACCAGCAACCAAGTGACCCTGACCTTTATCACAGAAGTAAAaggaagaggcaaaggcaggccagtgacagtgacagtagctcagaggataagagaggaaatgaaggtAGCCAAAGATGCCGGAAatgtaaaaggaagaagaaattctAG